From Watersipora subatra chromosome 8, tzWatSuba1.1, whole genome shotgun sequence, a single genomic window includes:
- the LOC137401584 gene encoding leucine-rich repeats and immunoglobulin-like domains protein 3 → MIAFIFLLLPAVILALQDTTCPEHWPTPETRFGRESCSCETVRGTGLRIKCSWLATWPVSTSSNTQELLLDGTRANTTIQSYRLGQFAPDLRVYSCCDCGITSIEQLAFLGLHHIKTIRLRENSIRTIKKHAFLGLKNLDELSLERSEIFTIESQAFYGLFNVGVFDLTGNTLYDIQINAFENVTLINQLVFNQIKTERLKSYSLKGLKHIGLISFTHSEIRKLEEYSFFGVENITTINFHSSKLRDILPYAFVGLGKVGSIKMKSTSISTLTCEALEGLDCVKSVDWTLSPFRCDCNIQWMIELTANISLDIIKGMKCASPYQFRNRNPFELERNELGCLDEERFMGCARLDTRYPRVKALERYIDEIRRPNSSATYDTFSFGLLFLTALLYFIH, encoded by the exons ACAGTCAGAGGAACTGGTCTCAGAATAAAATGTTCCTGGTTAGCAACATGGCCTGTTTCGACTTCCTCCAACACACAAGAGTTGCTACTAGATGGAACCAGAGCAAACACTACTATTCAAAG CTATCGTCTGGGACAGTTCGCTCCTGACCTGCGGGTCTACTCATGTTGTGACTGCGGAATAACCTCCATAGAGCAGCTCGCCTTCTTGGGCCTCCATCATATCAAGACAATCAGGTTACGAG aaAACTCCATCAGAACTATAAAGAAGCATGCATTTTTGGGCCTCAAAAATTTAGATGAACTCAGTCTTGAGAGAAGCGAGATATTTACGATAGAGAGTCAAGCATTCTATGGACTCTTTAATGTCGGAGTCTTTGACTTGACTGGCAACACTCTCTATGACATACAAATAAATGCCTTTGAGAACGTCACTTTAATTAACCAGCTTGTCTTCAATCAGATCAAAACGGAGAGGCTAAAATCTTACTCGCTCAAGGGCCTCAAGCACATCGGTCTGATATCATTCACACACAGCGAGATACGTAAGCTTGAGGAATATTCATTTTTCGGCGTGGAAAATATCACGAccataaacttccacagctcaAAACTTCGAGATATTTTGCCCTACGCGTTTGTCGGACTCGGTAAAGTTGGCAGCATTAAAATGAAGAGCACGAGCATCAGCACGCTGACTTGTGAGGCGCTTGAGGGCCTTGACTGTGTGAAATCAGTTGATTGGACGTTAAGTCCGTTCAGGTGTGACTGTAACATCCAATGGATGATTGAGTTGACTGCAAACATCAGTCTAGACATCATAAAGGGCATGAAGTGCGCGAGTCCATACCAGTTCAGGAATCGAAATCCCTTTGAGCTGGAGCGTAATGAGCTAGGCTGCTTGGATGAAGAAAG gTTTATGGGCTGTGCTCGATTAGACACAAGGTATCCCAGGGTGAAGGCCTTAGAGCGATATATAGATGAAATACGGCGGCCCAACTCATCTGCAACTTACGATACCTTCAGCTTTGGGCTCTTATTTTTAACTGCCCTTCTCTATTTTATCCATTGA
- the LOC137401716 gene encoding A-kinase anchor protein 14-like has translation MSKVQFETFESEDTEFSNTAAKLVNDAINDAIRQLEKTFAEEFGFTLADPASVKEQLEDRLNDIDRSTTPLLVNTNQPTQNIQNIQWMTIDQFGKEVAESMIDEFIRTTWKYEKSWLYCVDYLGEKEEKYDMRYNFRVRWSIPTRRKPIPRATASVYFTFSVSKIKPGSYPVDVFYVFETNQLVHRPGKSIFREKWLKDIIESKIQLYETMAF, from the exons ATGTCAAAGGTGCAATTTGAAACATTTGAGTCTGAAGATACCGAGTTTTCAAACACAGCTGCTAAACTAGTAAATGATGCTATAAATGATGCTATTCGCCAGCTGGAGAAGACCTTTGCAGAGGAATTCGGATTTACATTAGCAGATCCAGCATCTGTAAAAGAGCAACTCGAAGATAGATTGAATGATATTGACAGGTCTACAACACCATTGTTGGTAAACACAAATCAACCAACACAAAACATACAAAACATTCAATGGATGACTATTGACCAGTTTGGAAAAGAAGTTGCAGAGTCAATGATAGACGAGTTCATTAGGACT acGTGGAAGTATGAAAAAAGCTGGCTATACTGTGTCGACTACCTTggagaaaaagaagaaaagtaTGACATGCGATACAATTTTAGAGTACGTTGGAGCATCCCAACACGACGAAAGCCTATACCTCGAGCCACAGCTTCTgtgtattttacattttcagtttcaaAGATCAAACCCGGA AGTTATCCTGTGGATGTCTTTTATGTTTTTGAAACCAACCAACTTGTGCACAG ACCAGGCAAATCGATATTTAGAGAAAAATGGCTCAAAGACATCATCGAGAGCAAAATACAACTCTACGAGACAatggcattctaa